One window of the Deltaproteobacteria bacterium genome contains the following:
- a CDS encoding cupin domain-containing protein: MPLQLRRVVTGHDSDGRAVVKIDEVSQNRVSGRPGWSACVVWTTESFPVNNTGDADEGLRQVGTTLNNGTVFRVVEFGPGVAPRNHRTDSIDYAVVMAGEIDMELDDSIVHLKAGDVLVQRGTIHNWINRGTEPCVIAFVLIDAKPVEVGGKIMNAVG; this comes from the coding sequence ATGCCGCTTCAACTACGACGAGTGGTCACCGGACATGATTCAGACGGGCGGGCCGTCGTCAAGATCGACGAAGTCTCCCAAAATCGTGTCTCAGGCCGGCCGGGATGGTCGGCCTGTGTGGTCTGGACCACAGAATCTTTTCCTGTCAACAACACAGGCGACGCCGACGAGGGACTCAGACAGGTCGGCACGACTTTGAACAACGGCACGGTCTTTCGCGTAGTCGAGTTCGGTCCAGGGGTCGCGCCGCGCAACCACCGGACGGATTCCATCGACTATGCCGTCGTGATGGCCGGCGAGATTGACATGGAACTCGATGACTCGATTGTTCATCTGAAGGCAGGCGACGTGTTGGTGCAACGTGGCACGATCCACAACTGGATCAATCGCGGCACTGAGCCCTGCGTGATAGCATTCGTGCTGATCGACGCCAAACCGGTCGAAGTTGGCGGCAAGATCATGAATGCAGTAGGTTAG
- a CDS encoding ABC transporter substrate-binding protein: MIQIKIIVWWFITFMIVLPSTEGFAAVAKTQLRVAYSSISGSAVIPWIAVDKGIFAKYELDVELIYVAGSPAMQSLLGGTTQLGIQGIEPVMRVNAQGSDTVMIVGLVTKPPFSIIVRPEIREPKDLRGRAMGITRFGSVTDALLRLALDKWGLRPETDVPIIQMGGVPPILSGMQSKKIFGGPISLPTLAVAKQEGFRELVDLAEIIPDYQSAGVVTRKFFLRQNPEIARNFVRAMGEAIAVFKNDLPFSKKVIKERLKIDDPLVQEETQRTYLNYVPRVPYPNRAGIALIKAFLEKSEPQLRPLSVDDQIDGSILRGLEQNGFFNSLYSTK; encoded by the coding sequence ATGATCCAAATCAAGATCATAGTATGGTGGTTCATCACATTCATGATCGTGCTTCCGAGCACCGAAGGATTTGCCGCGGTCGCCAAGACCCAGCTCCGTGTCGCCTACAGTTCGATCTCCGGTTCCGCGGTGATTCCTTGGATCGCCGTCGATAAGGGGATTTTCGCCAAGTACGAACTCGACGTCGAGTTGATTTACGTCGCCGGTTCGCCGGCGATGCAGTCATTGCTCGGCGGGACGACGCAGCTTGGGATTCAGGGGATCGAGCCGGTGATGCGGGTCAATGCGCAGGGCAGCGATACGGTGATGATCGTTGGTTTAGTCACCAAGCCGCCGTTCTCGATCATCGTCCGGCCGGAGATTCGCGAACCCAAGGATCTTAGGGGAAGGGCGATGGGTATCACGCGTTTCGGTTCGGTTACTGATGCGCTGTTGCGCTTGGCTCTGGATAAATGGGGGCTGCGGCCGGAAACCGATGTGCCGATTATTCAAATGGGTGGCGTGCCGCCGATTCTTTCCGGCATGCAGAGCAAGAAGATTTTCGGCGGGCCGATCTCGTTGCCGACTCTCGCGGTGGCCAAGCAGGAAGGCTTTCGCGAATTAGTCGATCTGGCAGAAATCATTCCCGACTATCAATCCGCCGGCGTGGTGACGCGCAAATTTTTTCTCCGGCAGAATCCGGAGATCGCGCGCAACTTTGTGCGCGCCATGGGCGAGGCGATCGCGGTATTCAAGAACGATTTGCCGTTTTCCAAGAAGGTCATCAAAGAGCGGTTGAAGATCGACGATCCACTGGTGCAGGAAGAAACCCAAAGAACGTATCTCAACTACGTTCCGCGGGTGCCCTATCCGAATCGGGCCGGTATCGCGCTGATCAAAGCCTTCCTGGAGAAAAGCGAGCCGCAGCTGCGGCCACTGTCAGTGGACGATCAAATCGACGGCTCGATCCTGCGCGGCCTGGAGCAGAACGGATTTTTCAATAGCTTGTATTCGACGAAGTAA